From Halichoerus grypus chromosome 6, mHalGry1.hap1.1, whole genome shotgun sequence, one genomic window encodes:
- the LOC118524917 gene encoding olfactory receptor 6C2-like: protein MRNHSAVTTFIILGLTNDPQLEILVFIFLFITYILSVIGNLIIISLIFMDSHLKIAMYFFLQNFSFLEISFTTACVPPYLYIISSGDRTITIKACFIQIFFIVLFGATDFFLLAVMSYDRYVAICKPLHYVTIMNSRVCRNLILCCWVFGLLIVLPPLGLTLHLEFCDSVIDHFVCDASPILKNSCSDTWFIEQLVIVCAVLTFIMTLVCIVLSYIYITRTILRLPSVQQRKKAFSTCSSHMIVVSITYGSCIFMYIKPSAKDEVAINKAVSLLAISVAPLLNPFIYTLRNKQVKQSFHDILKRLAFLSQKY, encoded by the coding sequence ATGAGAAACCATTCAGCAGTAACAACGTTTATCATACTGGGTTTGACAAATGACCCACAGCTAGAgattttggtttttatctttctgtttatcACATATATATTAAGTGTAATTGGGAATCTGATCATAATTTCTCTCATCTTCATggattctcatttaaaaatagccatgtatttttttcttcagaatttctctttcttagaaATCTCATTCACAACTGCCTGTGTCCCTCCATACTTGTACATCATATCAAGTGGGGACAGAACCATCACCATCAAGGCTTGCTTCATCCAAATCTTTTTTATTGTCCTCTTCGGagctacagatttttttctcttggctgTGATGTCCTACGACCGCTacgtggccatctgcaaaccccTGCATTATGTGACCATCATGAACAGTAGAGTCTGCAGGAATCTCATCCTCTGTTGTTGGGTATTTGGCTTATTGATTGTCCTTCCACCCCTTGGTTTGACCCTCCATCTGGAATTCTGTGACTCTGTTATTGACCATTTTGTCTGTGATGCTTCTCCGATACTGAAGAATTCATGTTCAGATACTTGGTTCATAGAGCAGCTGGTTATAGTCTGTGCTGTGTTGACCTTCATTATGACCCTTGTGTGTATAGTTCTGTCATACATATACATCACTAGGACAATTCTAAGATTACCCTCTgtccagcaaaggaaaaaagcctTTTCCACCTGTTCTTCCCACATGATTGTAGTTTCCATCACCTATGGCAGctgcatatttatgtatatcaaaCCTTCAGCTAAGGATGAAGTGGCCATTAATAAGGCAGTTTCTCTGCTCGCTATATCTGTTGCCCCTTTGCTGAACCCCTTCATTTATACCCtgagaaataaacaagtaaagCAATCTTTCCATGACATCCTTAAAAGACTTGCATTTCTTTCACAGAAATATTAG